The window AGTTTCTCACAGTGAGTGCATGCATACTCaaagtgcatgtgtgcactAGGGGTGCAACAGATCATAAAACTCAAGGTTTGGAACGTATCACGGATCAGAGACGGGGCTCATGGATCGGATCAACACACATTGTAAAAAGGAGCAACTAACTTTTAGATGGCCTCGATTGTGCCTTTTTTTGCAGATTATTaatgatccatattggcagatacagatcgtttttgttgttttgtttagttatagcagctggtctacaaggctccTACTTTTTTTTGCCACCACTCCAAAAACCTTTTACGCTGCTCTGAAGTCAGTGTAAACCATCAAATAGTCTAAATGTTGTcctttttactttgttattgtcatctatCGTGTTGTTTGCATAAAAAccaaacacaattcaaattgtcattaatagttttaatgatgtattataaaatGCTTTGAGTTAATGTTAGGAAATTAAACATGTCATGATTCTCgctctaaaatatatatataaagcagaTGTCCGGATTGGATATTTTTACTAAATATTGGCCGATAATGATcatcagtaaaactttattgcACACTATGATGCTCAAATTGTGTAATTAATCAGCGGTTCACATGTGTGCCGAACCACGAGGGAGGATCTGTACAGATCAACAACGGTCTGTTACACAACTAATGTGCACACATTAAATTTTAAAATATACTTCTATGAATATATCTCTTGCATCTTCATGTGTATTTGCtccttgtgttttattttgtttgtatcttTATGTCATTTAAACAGGGCTCGGGTCAGAACCAAAATGAGTCGTCCAACCAGAGTCTTTGCAGTGTAGGCTCGCTCAGTGACAAAGAGCTTGAGGTTAGTCTCTGTTACAAATGAACAAGGTTTTTCATGCCAGCCatctgtctgtgttgccctATTGTACATGCGGTTGATTCACACTACTTTCCTGCCAGACTCCTGAGAAAAAAGCAAGCGACCAGAGGGTAAGAAAACGGAAAGCAGACCATTTTGACAGCAGCCAAGGTAAGATTTTGCCTTGATCCTCTCATCACGTATCCCAAAtatcagcctctctctctgttgaaCTCCCTGCGTCTCTCCTCTAGGCAAGACGGGTGCAAGGGGACATAAAATTAGTGATTATTTTGAGGTGAGTGGCAGAAATGTTTTCAGTTTCTCTGATGTACTAAGTGTGTATCCAGCAACACTCCTGCTTCAGTTATAAACTTTTCATACTTTCTAACCCCCTTTTTTGCCGTGGTCTTTCTATTGAACTGagttcttctctctttactcGTCTGCCAGTTTGCGGGAGGTAGCGGTCCTGGTACCAGCCCTGCCAGGGGAATTCCACCAGTGGTCCGCTCTTCCCCACAACACTCGCTTTCCAACCCCCCTGTCACGGTGAGCATGTTTGCTCTATGATCGGTCtcctgcttaaaaaaaaaatctgtcaacACTTTTTCCTGCCATTCTCTCTTCCACGCTTGTTTTTCACAGCACAAGGCCATGTTTGCTTTTAAGTGGGAAGAATCTGATCAACAATTACAGATTCAAACTCACTTCTGTTCAAAGATGAATGTTTTTGCCTCCCCAGGTGCAGCAGGGAAGCCCCTCTTCTATAAGCTCGGCCAACACAGAGCACTCGACGTGTTCGCTGAAGCCTGCATCTCTTCACATGCTCCACAAAGCCACACAGGTACTTGACATGCCATCAGCTGCGGGCTGGCCGTTATCCAATTCCTCTTATTCTAATTCCAAAAGCAGTTGTTGTATAATTGCTTAATAAACCAACACACGTGCAACTGGAAACCAATAGGAAGCcttttagataaaaaaaaaaagaaaagaaaaaagatgttgTGAGATGGGACTACTTGTTGAACTACATTTTCACTGATACAAAAATGATCCACCATTAACATAAATACTGTTTTTCTGTTCACTGTACCCTGTAGTCTGACCTTACTGTAGAGAAACTAACAGCAATGGAGAACAACAAGAACTCTGacctggagaagaaggagggccGAATAGACGATTTGCTGCGGGTACTAATCTCATTACATTTGATCCCTGCTACTCTGCTTgccatttttttatgtttttgaaaatataatGTTCTCTGTCTTGGTTTTTCAGTCGTGGCATGTTAGAGTTGATGCATTCCTTCTGTTTGTAAAAGTTTAAACAAGTTAGTATTTTGTATAGTCCTTTTACCTGACCTTTTTCCTGCTCATTTTTATGGTCCGCTCCAGGCAAACTGTGATCTGAGGAGACAAATTGATGAACAGCAGAGGATGCTGGAACGATACAAGGAACGCTTAAATAAGTGTGTGACCATGTCCAAGAAGCTGCTGATTGAAAAAGTAATTTTCTACTATAGAACAGTGACGTATTTTAAACTATTAGTTTCGCAAGTGTGGGTTATTGTGGGTTGTTTTTAGAATATGTTATTTAAGCCACGTATAGTCAAAAGCAATGCTTTGATTCCTATATTTCTGTTCTTTCTTCAGTCCAAACAGGAGAAAATGGCATGCCGGGACAAAAGCATGCAGGACAGGCTTCGACTTGGTCACTTTACCACAGTGAGACACGGAGCGTCTTTCACTGAGCAGTGGACTGATGGATATGCCTTCCAAAATCTTATCAAGTGAGAACTTGATATTTTAACTTTAGCCTCTACTTTCACCCTTTCTCCCTATTGTGATTTTTAAAGGTGCACTGTTTAATCCCATAACCACATGCTCCAAAAGCATAGGCAATTCACTACTGGGTtcaaacaaactaaacaaacaaaaagccaaCTAACAGCATGGCAAGAGTATGCACAAATTTGGCCACACTGCTGAAACTGAGAGCTACCATAACAAGTAAATGCAGCATCATACACAAAAGCGAGAAATACGTCAGATCTACATGTCATTGTATGTTGTCATCTGTTTTCAGGCAACAAGAAAGGATCAATTCTCAGCGAGAGGACATTGAAAGACAGAGGAAGCTGCTGGCCAAACGCAAGCCGCCCTCCATGGCCCAGACGCCACCTCCAAGCCTGGAGCAAAACAAACGCAAAAGCAAAACCAATGGAACAGAAAGTGAAGCGTACgagttttgttatttttttcatacaAGCCATTTTTCTGTTGCGTGCCTATTTCAAAGTTGAACTGAGGTTTGTTCTGTGTCCTTCCAGGTTATCGCAGGCAGAGTACCACGAACAAGAGGAAATATTTAAGCTAAGACTAGGCCATCTTAAGAAGGTAATgcctgattattattatttgtaggTGACATTGCTTATTGTGGTCTCTCTTctgtttagttgttttgttAACTGCACAGATTTagatattttgttttcctttgcaggAGGAAGCAGAGATCCAGGCAGAGCTGGAGAGGTTGGAACGAGTGCGAAACCTCCACATTCGCGAGCTGAAAAGGATCCACAATGAGGATAATTCTCAGTATGAGTTCTTCTTTTATGGTACTTTCCTAGTTTGTCGGGTGACGTGTCcctttgccttttttaattacataaatTCACCCTGTGCAGATTCAAAGATCACCCTACGCTAAATGACCGGTACCTGCTACTCTATCTACTTGGACGGGGAGGTTTCAGTGAAGTTTACAAGGTAAGAGAAACTTAATATTTCCCCATTAAGGCAGAACCCATTCTTTTTTGTAATGGTTAATACACTTAAAAGACCTTCCAGTATCTGTTTTTTAATTGGTGTAGTGAAGAAACATCCTGTATGTCAGACGGAGAAAGAGCAGCATTATTTCACATGCATGATTTGGTGCAATCATATACAATAGCCTTGCAATGAATACCAGTTCTGTGCTTCTTAAAAGAGTGTTTGAGAttttctgtggtcattttggaGGTCAGAGATTTCAGTGTTACACTGGTGAAAACTAACATGCTCGTATTCTCAAAATGGCAGGAGTGGCTGTGCTGCACATATTTTCGGATGTGCgtttcattacattacactaatttgacatcagaaacatttcGAAGTAAATGACTGTGCAAGAGTGTGAGCTTTGTTCCTAGAATCTGCTGTCATAGCTAATAtgagacatttattttccagGCCTTTGACCTAACAGAACAAAGGTATGTTGCGGTCAAAATCCACCAGTTGAACAAGAACTGGAGggatgagaagaaagaaaattatCACAAGTGAGTGGTGTGAAATTTTCATTCGCTATACTATAATGTGTATAATACAATGACTATGAAATATGTTCTTTTCATCATTTATGAAACCATCAGAtccacatttcaaatgaatgttgGAAATGCTCTTTGTTTCAGACATGCATGCAGAGAATATAGAATCCATAAAGAACTGGACCACCCACGAATAGTTAAACTCTACGACTACTTTTCGCTTGACACCGACTCGTAAGTCATTTCCTTTAAAACAGTTGTGTGCCTTCCACAATATACACATGTTTATGCAGATTGTGTTCATTGTGAGCTCTTTTGCCAATATGTAGAGCATTAACTTTGTCTTTCATCTGTTGTTCCAAACCCTGCAAATATGGataaatacttttacttttattttggaacAGGTTCTGCACAGTCCTGGAATACTGTGAGGGCAATGACTTGGACTTCTACCTGAAGCAGCACAAGCTTATGTCGGAGAAAGAGGGCCGCTCCATCATCATGCAGATTGTCAATGCCCTGAAGTACCTCAATGAGATCCGACCGCCCATTATCCACTATGACCTTAAACCTGGTGAGTCTCCACCCCACAATGGCTCTTAAACTCTATGAGCTTGCAGGATCTTGTTTCAGCTTTCTTGGCACGGTTCTACTTCAAATTAAATTAGCAGTAAAACTGTAATTTAAATTAACCACTGCAGTTACATTCGTGATGATGGCGATAATTTAGTCATTTACAACTCAATGTGACTATAAATCTGACATCTGACATTTTCTCTCATGCCTGTAAATCCTTTCCTCGCCCTGCTCAGGTAACATCCTCTTAGTGAACGGCACTGCCTGTGGGGAGATCAAGATCACAGACTTTGGCCTGTCGAAGATCATGGATGACGACAGCTACAACTCAGTGGACGGGATGGAGCTGACATCGCAGGGAGCAGGGACATACTGGTAAGATTTACACTGGAATGTACCACTTTGCTGCAGGGGTGCCACCATCTGTGATATAATAAATTgtgcgttttttatttttactatcCATTAGTCTCAAGGGTCCAATTTCTGTTGGGTAGTCAGGTCTGAAATACTTCTCTCTGACTGACAGTAATAGCTTCTGTGTGGAGACATTTTATGCTGTAGAAGGAAAATATATTCTGTACAGCATTAGTATTTTTGATGGAATTAGAACCTTAGACTTTAACACTTTTAGAAGCATCATGCAAATAAATATGACTGTGCAAGCAATATACATTGTTGGAAACAATAAAGAagtttgagaaaataaatccaGAGAGCAATAGAACAAAGCTTataatgcaaaaagaaaatacgGATTGTGTTGAATGACCAACCTCCTTTTATTGGGTATCAAATCCAAACTATTGTTATTTACCATAACTAATATATCTGGAATTCCCTTTGAATCGCTTGGGGAAATGCTGCAGCATTGAGTTTTGCACTCGGCACATGAAGCGCTGTCCATACAGTCACTCTGTCTGACGGCACACTGGACATTTTCATGGATTACACACGAGGGGTTTCATTCCAGCAGCAATGGAACGGATACGTTCATGGCTAAGAGTAGAGTTTGTCATTTCACAAGAATGCAAAGAACAGGCAAGTTGCAGACTTATTAACACATAGATATTAAAAGTAAACAACCAAATGCTCTTATTATCAGAAGTTGCAGACGCTCAATAAGGTGGAATTGATATTGAATCAAAAAAGTGTTGTACTACTTATCTCAGCGCAGTAAAATGACTCTCATGTTACTACTTCATATGTGGGGACAGAGAGCTGaaatcatgttggacaacaatTATTCGTACACAAGTCTTTGTGTTGATGACTCTTTCCTCCGTTGAAACCGATGCTGATTAATATAATCCTCTTTTAGGTACCTGCCCCCAGAGTGCTTTGTGGTTGGGAAGGAACCACCCAAAATCTCCAACAAGGTGGATGTGTGGTCTGTAGGAGTCATTTTCTACCAGTGTCTGTATGGTCGCAAGGTAAGAGACTGAAAATATGTTGCTAGTAGATATTTAAGCAATTAGTTGGTTATAAAGTCAATCGTACAGGTATAATTACGGGTATAATTCCCCTTGGAGACAGGAATTTACTTTTTAACAGTATGTAGTAATGAGTCTTTAGACGCAAGAAGATCTAagttcatgttttgttttgtttcaaccacacttcatctccatctctctgctctTTAGCCCTTTGGCCACAATCAGTCCCAGCAGGACATCCTGCAGGAGAACACCATCCTGAAGGCAACAGATGTGCAGTTTCCCCCGAAACCAGTAGTCACACCTGAAGCTAAGGTACTGGACTCTGTCACTTCTGCTTTGATTTTTTCACCCTAATATTGCATCACATCTATACATGTTTGCCCTCCTCGCATTCTGTAATTCTGTAAACTCATCTTTTTaccaaaaaaagatttttttatttgctcagTCATTCCACTCTCACTATTTCTCCAGGCCTTTATAAGGCGCTGTCTAGTCTACCGTAAGGAGGACCGCATCGATGTGCACCAGCTGGCCAGTGACCCCTTCCTCATGCCCCACATCCGCAAGTCGGTGGCCTCCTCGGGCACCTCGGGCATGGCCGTGGCCTCCACATCCAGTTCCTCCAACAGCAGCGCCTCAAACTGAGCCCACGCCCCCATCAACTGATTGACTGATCCATTTGAAAgagtggggtggggtgggggcgACGCCAATCTGTCCCTCCTCCCAACAGCATCCCACCTTgccatgaagagaaagagaaacggTTCAGACGACGACAAGGGGTGGGTGAGAAGTCATGGACGGGTTGGGAAGGGAGACCCACGGCACCCTTCATCCATCTCATGGCCACCCATCCCTGTCCACCTTTCTCAAAATGGTGGCATTGTTCTGGGGGTCAAAGCCCTGGACGACTTGCACCGTGAGAGGTTTGGAACTGTGTTGGTGAAAAGTGGGTTTCAGTGTTTGGGTTTGTTCTTTTCTGcttagaaaaagagaaaataaaaagaactgTAGAGCTGCTTCAGCTTGGCCAGGTGGAAAGGACTGCGGTAGGCCTGGGACCCAATACGCACTGGCACACCCATGCATGAGCCATTCTGGTCCAAGGTAGTCTGAACTCCCCAAgctcaaatgttttgtttgttctcatCTCAATGAACCTAATTAAGAGAACCAGTCTGGCCAGTTATTGTATTTGAACCCAAAATATCTATGGCACCATGTCACCCAACCAACTCGCTGATCTGGGATCCCCTGCCCTGCTTAAATTCCAGACCCGGATAGTTTGTGACGAGGAGGTACAGAAGCTACTATTCCCTTTAccctctcccgtctcctcctTAAACTCCCATGACCAAAGCTTATAACTTCCAGCTGGTGGCAGTGTTCCACCTCCATTTTTTATAACAACTGGTTTTAAAGTTACTTGATATGGAGAGGAAGCTGTTGAGAAATTAcccttttttacttttcaatttAAACAATTTTATGGAGAAAACTGTTGTTTTTCAAGTTGCCTTTAATTAGTACTGTTATTGTTTGATTGACCCCCTACcataaacacatatttatttagcaatgtttgaatttatttttggcCAATAAAATGCAAGGGGCTGGTTTACGTAATAGTACTGTTGGGGGAGATTGGGCCTTAGCAGAGAGTTGCATAAACCATTAAATACTATtggttaaaatgtgtttgttgttctggGCCTCTGTCTTACTGGATTTACCTTTCTTTGAAGGAATAACTTTGATTTTACACTTTAaaattgtgtaaaataaaattGGCTTTTCAGACTAAATCAAAGATATTTTCTAGAGAAGACTCGCATCTAGCTAGTGTTGGCTTTTATTCTTCAAATTCAGGTATATTCAATTTGGGTTATATAGTCTCTGATAAGTGGGGTACatggaacaaaaaataaaaattgactGTCAGAAAACAAACTAATGTTAATTTAGAAAGGCCTGATGTGATGGTTTAATGCAAATATTAGTGTAGTGCAGTCAAATTTAGTAAATGATCATTATGAACGTGGTCTCATTCATATATGGAGTACGGACGCCATGCTTCTGTCACGACATTAATACAAACAACAGCGATAAAGGCTAGATAAACGATACCTCAAATACCAGAGAGGACCATTCGAAGCATGCTGAGCTTATCTGGATAACAAATAGTAAAGCAATAGCTGCTAATTTCTTTATACATATTTGGTGCAATGGCGAAACATGTAATATGGACGGGAGACGAGGTGGAGTTGCTGCTTCGGGATCACTACAATATAAGGCGACAAAAGCCCAATAAAACGTTAATTGGGAGTCTTGTTATATGAAATATCCAAACAGCTCAGTGGCCTTTCAGGTCCAGTATCCTGAAATGGAAGAATCTGAGAAGGTGCTGCGTGGCCGTGGACGCAGCAGAGTGTGGCTTCCAGCTCTTGAGTCGTCATGAAGGAACGATGCTGTTTATTTTTGGTCCGTTTGACTGCTCTTCGCTGGTTTTTTAAAGTGAAACCATCTGTTTTATGTCAGTGTTTCCCAAACACTCCGTTTAACATGTCCTCACATACAAAGTAACTTTTATGTCATTGTTTCCCAAACACTCCATTTAACATGTCCTCACAGATACAAAGTAACCAGCGTTTTTATAAATCTACACTTGAAAAGGAGCAGAATCTCTGCTCAGGGCTCCCTCTGGACGTCTGAGCTCCTTTTCCTATCTCTAGGGGTGAGCCCAGCCATTTTGTGGAGGAAACACCTTTAAGTCACTTGCAATGTCATTCTTTCAGTCGCGACCCTAAACTCGCTACCATAGCTGAGGGTTGCACTATCGATTGACTGGTCAATCAAAAGCGTTGACTTCTGGCTCCGCTCCTTCTTCACCAATGGCCGCATCACTGCCGACACCACACCGATCCACCTGTTGAGCCTGAGATACTGTAG of the Cyclopterus lumpus isolate fCycLum1 chromosome 8, fCycLum1.pri, whole genome shotgun sequence genome contains:
- the tlk2 gene encoding serine/threonine-protein kinase tousled-like 2 isoform X1, with product MMEELHSLDPRRQELLEARFTGVGVAKGSGQNQNESSNQSLCSVGSLSDKELETPEKKASDQRVRKRKADHFDSSQGKTGARGHKISDYFEFAGGSGPGTSPARGIPPVVRSSPQHSLSNPPVTVQQGSPSSISSANTEHSTCSLKPASLHMLHKATQSDLTVEKLTAMENNKNSDLEKKEGRIDDLLRANCDLRRQIDEQQRMLERYKERLNKCVTMSKKLLIEKSKQEKMACRDKSMQDRLRLGHFTTVRHGASFTEQWTDGYAFQNLIKQQERINSQREDIERQRKLLAKRKPPSMAQTPPPSLEQNKRKSKTNGTESEALSQAEYHEQEEIFKLRLGHLKKEEAEIQAELERLERVRNLHIRELKRIHNEDNSQFKDHPTLNDRYLLLYLLGRGGFSEVYKAFDLTEQRYVAVKIHQLNKNWRDEKKENYHKHACREYRIHKELDHPRIVKLYDYFSLDTDSFCTVLEYCEGNDLDFYLKQHKLMSEKEGRSIIMQIVNALKYLNEIRPPIIHYDLKPGNILLVNGTACGEIKITDFGLSKIMDDDSYNSVDGMELTSQGAGTYWYLPPECFVVGKEPPKISNKVDVWSVGVIFYQCLYGRKPFGHNQSQQDILQENTILKATDVQFPPKPVVTPEAKAFIRRCLVYRKEDRIDVHQLASDPFLMPHIRKSVASSGTSGMAVASTSSSSNSSASN
- the tlk2 gene encoding serine/threonine-protein kinase tousled-like 2 isoform X2, translating into MMEELHSLDPRRQELLEARFTGVGVAKGSGQNQNESSNQSLCSVGSLSDKELETPEKKASDQRVRKRKADHFDSSQGKTGARGHKISDYFEVQQGSPSSISSANTEHSTCSLKPASLHMLHKATQSDLTVEKLTAMENNKNSDLEKKEGRIDDLLRANCDLRRQIDEQQRMLERYKERLNKCVTMSKKLLIEKSKQEKMACRDKSMQDRLRLGHFTTVRHGASFTEQWTDGYAFQNLIKQQERINSQREDIERQRKLLAKRKPPSMAQTPPPSLEQNKRKSKTNGTESEALSQAEYHEQEEIFKLRLGHLKKEEAEIQAELERLERVRNLHIRELKRIHNEDNSQFKDHPTLNDRYLLLYLLGRGGFSEVYKAFDLTEQRYVAVKIHQLNKNWRDEKKENYHKHACREYRIHKELDHPRIVKLYDYFSLDTDSFCTVLEYCEGNDLDFYLKQHKLMSEKEGRSIIMQIVNALKYLNEIRPPIIHYDLKPGNILLVNGTACGEIKITDFGLSKIMDDDSYNSVDGMELTSQGAGTYWYLPPECFVVGKEPPKISNKVDVWSVGVIFYQCLYGRKPFGHNQSQQDILQENTILKATDVQFPPKPVVTPEAKAFIRRCLVYRKEDRIDVHQLASDPFLMPHIRKSVASSGTSGMAVASTSSSSNSSASN